The DNA sequence TTGCTGTACTGTAGATATTCTCTTTTGAGAGAGTTCTTGATTTTAGATCCATATAAACCTTAAATATATCGTTTAATGTTTTAAAATCTTTTTTCTTTATAACTCCCGTCTCAAGCAGCTCATCTTTTAGCAGATTGCGTTTTGCGACTGCATTTTTAACAGCGTGTAAGCCTGTGATATTGTAGAAGTTGATAGTTTTTTTTATTTGCTTATTTCTAAAGTAGAATTTGAGGACTATATCTATATTTTCATAGTCAATTTTTTTGAGGTCGTTTTTATTAATCTCTTTTGCTTTAAAGGTGCTATTTTTATCTTTTAAATATATACCTTTGGTATCAAGGTTATCTAAATTGATTTTTATGAGTTGATCTTGGAGTGCCATTAATTATGATTTTATTAAAAAAGTTTCTTTGTATTTTAAAATGCCCAAAATAACTATTTTGTCTTCATAAATAAAATATGTGATTGTATAACCTTTAAATACTAGATCTCTTGCTTGCTCATTATCAAAATGAATAGATTTTCTATGCATATAAGGCATATCAATTATTTTAGATATTTGTTTATGTATTTCTCTTTTAAAGTCAATAGCACGCTGCAAACTATCCAATGCGATGTAATCCAACATATCATCAAGTTCTTTTTGAAATTCAGGATATTTTTCTATCTTCAACTAAACTGCTCTTTTTTGATGTCGCTCAATCAATCTTTTTTCAGTATCTACCCAAAACTCATCCGTAAGTTCTGTAAATGATTCAGGATTGCTTTTGTACTGCTCTAGTCTATTGGAGATAGATTTTCTATACTCATTAACTTCATTATCGGTATGATCTGTTATAATAATTTCAATATTCTTATTTTGAAACATCTCTTTTATAGAGTTTAAAAAATTAATATTGAGTTCACTGGAATTTAAACTATATGAAGCTTGCATATTAGATCCTTTTTATGAATATGTAAAATTATAGCACAAAAAGACTAGGGTACGGTTTGGGTACGGTTTTAGATATAAAACAGTATATTACTATATAATTAAAAAAAGAAGAAAACCCCGTAAATAGCGAATATATATAACTCTGTATAATTCTGTATATATACTAATAATCCGACTTAGGATCTGGTGCCGTAAGGTGTGGAGATTCAAGTCCTCTCATCCGCACCACCCTTTAAAATAGGGCTTCACAAGACTTTTAACAGTCACTTTAAGAAAACTTCAAAAACAACTTTTTACTACTTTTTAATATAATTCAAACTATATTAGAGAATTGCACTTATTTTTAGAATTGGCGTCTTTAAATATTATAACAGAGTAAAAAAAGGAATCGACTTGTCATACATATTCAAAATAGCTACTCTTGAAGATAAAGAAGAGCTGGAGGCGCTTATTAATAGCTGTTATAGAGGAGAGAGCTCTAGGGCTGGATGGACGACAGAGGCAGACATTTTGGATGGAGCTCGTGTTGATAGAGCAATGTTAGAGAATCTTTTAAAAAATCGAGATGTTTGCCTTCTAACTCTTTGTAAGGGTTATGAGATCGTTGCATCCATTTGCTTAACTAAAGAAGAGGAGAAGGTCAAACTTGGTCTTATTGTTGTGAAGGCATCTATGCAGGGTATGGGAATTGGCAAAAAGATTATAGAGTATGCGCAAGAGTATGCAAAGCGAGAGTGGAGTGTCATCTCTGCTGAAGTGGAGGTTATCTCTATTCGTAACGAGCTCAAAGAGTATTATAAAAGAAGAGGGTTTGTTGATACAAAAAAATATACAACTCTTCCAAACTCTTCCTTATGGACGAGCAAAGTAGGTGAGATAAAACTTCTGTTGATGCAAAAAGAGCTTTGTTAAAAGAGAGCATTGAGAGAAGTTTTCCAAGTCTAGCAGCAATTTTTGATCACTGAGCTGTTTAGGCAAAACTTATCTTTTGTTATTCACACTAACCTTTTTTGCCTCTTTGTAAAATTTATCAAGCCCTTTTTTTGCTTTTTTGTCTACATTGTATGAGATATGTTTTAGGTAGTTCAAAATATCGTCGTGAGCAACATCGGTTCTTTTAGAGGCTTCATTCAAAATATATCTTGGAATTTTCACTCTTCTTTTTAAAAAGTTCTTCTCAATTTTTTTATAGAGCGTCTTGTCTTTGTGATAGCAAAGAAGTGCAAAAACGAAAGGGAGATTATGTTTTTGATTCCATGTTTTTGCAAGATCGGTATGAGGCTTCTCTTGCAGGTAGTATCTTAGAGCTTTGTCGCCAATAAGAACTTCGCCTTGGACGTTTAAAATTTTTGCGAGCACGTTTGATGTCTCGGACTCTTTGTCTGTCACATCCTCTTTACTGGGGATCACCAAAACGCTAAGTACCTCGCCTCTTGCAATTATTCCGAGGTTTACGTGCTTTTGTCTTTTTGCCCGTATGCTTGAGATAAATGCCGCGTCAACCTTTTTTGAGATAAATTTTTTGTTCGTCTTGGCAGGAACATCTCTGTAGTAGTGCATGCTCATGCTCTGCTGGGAGCTCTTTGTAAAACGTTTCATAAAGACATGAAAAGGCAGAAGATTTAGATACTCAATTTTTCCAAAAATCAAAACTTGCTCCAAGATAGTATGGTCAAAATTATACAGCTATTAACTTATAAAAAAGATGAGTTAGATATAATCACAGCAATGAAAAATAGTTTTGGGAGTAGTATTTTGGTACGAGTAGAATTTTTGGGCCCAATACAAAAAGAGCCTCTGGAGTTAGAGATAACAAACCTAAACGAGTTGGCAAAGATACTGCAGAAGGATCATTCTATGAAAGAGTGGCTTGAGAATTCTGCAGTTGCCGTGAACGATACCCTTGTAAACAGCAGGGATGTAGAGCTTAAAGATGGTGACAGAGTCGTTCTTCTTCCGCCTGTTTGCGGAGGATGAGGCATGCTTTACCTTTATGATGGAGCTCTTGATGTTCCTAAGATATTAAAAGAGTGGTATGAGCAGGAAGCAAATAGTAACTACGGCGCCTATATCCCTTTTGTCGGAACGGTTAGAAGCGAAGATAACATAGAAGGGCTTAGTTTTGACATCTATGAGCCGATACTAAACTCTTGGTTCGAGGCGTGGCAGAAGAGGGCTGAGGCTAAGGGTGCGGTTATAAAAATGGCGCACTCAAGAGGTGACGTGATGCTTCACGAATCTTCATACATAGCGGCAGTTTTCTCTCCAAAAAGACGTGTGGCACTAGAGTTTATAGATGAGTTCGTAGAGGATTTCAAAGCATCTGCTCCCATCTGGAAATATGATCTAAAGGGCGGCAAAAGAGTCTATGCACTTGATCGTTCAACAGCAATTAAAGGGAGCGGAATTTTAAAATGAGTTTACTATCGTATGAAACAAGCCAAAATATGCTCGATTTACTACATGTTAATTCTGGGCGAACCGAGAATGTGGCACTTAGCGCATCACTTGGAAGAGTTTTGGCGCAAGATATCGTTGCAGAGTATAACGACCCACAGTTTCCTACCGCTTCAATGGATGGCTATGCGGTTATTCATAGTGATCTAGAGAGTAAAGAGATCACTATCTTAGGAGATAATCCCGCAGGAAGTGATGAGAAGAGAACCATAAATAGCGGAGAGTGTATAAAGACATTTACAGGTTCAAAGATGCCCCATGGAGCCGATACGCTCATCCAGATAGAGAATGTAAGCGTAAATAACGGCAAAATAACCGTAGACGAAACAGTCCCGCGAGGAAATGCGGTCCGTCCGGTGGGAGAGGGGTATAGAGCAGGAGACGTGCTTATCAAAAAAGGGACAAAGATCGGTTTTGCCGAGATAGGTGTGATGGCAGCACTCAACCGTGTAATGGTAAAAGTCGCAATTAGACCGCGTGTTGCTGTCATCTCAACTGGAAGCGAGATCTTGGATCTTGGCGTAAACAGCACAAATCCTTCGCAGATAAGAAGTTCGAACAACTATACGCTGGCGGCTCTTTTTGAACAAGCAGGAGCTGATGTCGTTCAGCTTGGAACCATCGGTGATGAGAGAGATATGATAATGGAGACTTTCCAAAATGCTCTATTGAGTGCGGATATTCTTGTCAGTACAGGCGGTGTGAGCGTAGGGGATTACGACTTTGTAAAAGATATAGTACCTCGCATAGGTGCCGAAGTGGTATACAAAGGCGTGGCAATAAAGCCGGGCAAACATATAATGGTTGCGCAAAGGGAAGATAAGTTTATCTTAGCGCTCCCTGGCTTTGCATACTCATCAACTGTCACTGCCATACTTTATGTTCTTCCTCTGATCTCAAAAATGCTCGGACGCAAAAGTGCGTATAAAACGGTAGCGGCAAAACTCGGCGAAAAATTTAGAAAAAGAAGCAGACTAACGGAGTTTACTGCATGTAATGTCGCCGTAGAAGATGGTGAGTATTTTGTAAACTTCAAAGATAAGAAGGTCGGAAGCTCGGCAATACTTACAAATATGCTAGACTCAAGTGCATTGATGATAACAGGCGAGGATGATGGAGATCTGGAGCAGGGTACGTATGTAAATGTCATCTTGTTAGATAATTTTTAAATTTGCGGTGCTGATTTTATTTTTATTTTACATTGATATGTTATTTTGTTTTGAGAAATTTTTTAAAATGAGGTTAAAATGAAAAAGTTATTGCTAGTACTTGTCCTTTTTTTAGGACTCTTAAAGGCTGATGGGGATGTTAAAAAAGCAGTTTTTGATTTAACAACATCTGATTTGAGAACATTTGAAAACAGAATGATAAAGGCAGTTGCGTTTAACAATTCACACTACCAAACTACTTTTAAAGAGTTGGATATCATTGTTATAGTTCATGGAGGCGCATATAAGTTTTTTGTAAAAGACATCTCAAAAACAAAATGCAAAGAGGATAAAAAACTTCAGGCAAAAGCAAAAGAGATACATGAGAGACTTGCATCGCTTGTAAAAACGTACAGCGTAAAATTTTTAATGTGCGGCGTTGGCATGAAAGCCAAAAATATAGAAAAAGAGAATGTTTTAGAGTTTGTAGAGGTCATACCAAGCGCTATGGTAGGTCTTATTGATGCTCAAAATGACGGATATGCTTTTATTCCAATAGATTAATGCCATACTAAAATATATTATGCTAAAAAAAACCCTCCCTATATTTTTGGTAATAATAGCCATAATAGTCTATATACTTTTCTCGTTCAGGCATGCGATAGATCAGCAAAACGTCAGTTACATATTAGATAAATTTGTCCTAGCGTTAGAATCTGAGATAAAAAGTGAGAAGATGGATGCGCTCAAGATGGCAATAGCACTCTCAAAAAACAGCGCTTTAGTTGATACTTTGGAAAATGAGGATGAGGATCTTGGATATAAGATTCTCTCGGAAATCACACAAGAGATAAAAAACTTCACTGATAAAGATATTAAAACTCAGATACTCACACATGACTACCATATCTTTGCAAGAAGCTGGGACGATATCTATACTGGTATGCCGCTTGAAGATTTTAGAAGCGACCTTCAATATTTTAGCTCTCACAATACTCCACGCACATCCATTGAGACAGGACGAATGTTAAGCATTAAGACTACAGTGCCTGTTTATAGAGACAAGACTCTTTTGGGTTTTGTTGAGATTATAAGTTTTTTTGACTCTATAACAAGCTTTTTTAAAAAAATAGGTGTTGATCTTTATGTATTGATGGATGATAAGTATTACGATATAGCCGTTTTTATGCAAAACAATGAGACTGTTGATAGGTATATCATGGCAAATAGAAACTATAATCATAACAACATAGACCTTCTTAGAAAAATCGATTTTAAAGAACTTAAAGTAAACAGAGCAATCACTCTTGATGATGATTATGTATTTTGCGAAAATATAAAAAACGGCAATTCCGAATCAATAGGACTATTTGTGTTTGTGTTAACAAAGAGGTATCTTGAGTATTTCAAAGAGGAGAATGATGAAACCTCATTTTTTATCAACTTTACAAAAAAGGCTCTTTATGATGTTGTAAGAGATGAGCAAAATGATGTTAGGGTTAAAGAGTTTGAGGATATAAAATCACTTATGACAATAAAAGACGAGATACCCGTGAATATGCAAAACGAATATATAAAACTTGGGTATGAGAAGTTAAACGAATATACGAAAGAGGAGCTTATAGAGCTTGTTTTAGAGCAAAAAATCATAAAAAAAGTGGATGGAAAAATAAAATGAAGATTTTGTTACTCGAAGATGAATTTTCACTCAGAATCAGTATAAAAGAGTTTTTGGAAGATATGGAGTACGAGGTGGATGATTATGCCGATGGAATGGATGCACATGATGCAATCTACTCAAAATCTTATGATTTACTCCTCTTGGATGTCAATGTTCCTTCAATGGACGGGTTTGAGCTTTTGCAAAGCATACGCAAAGATGGGATTAAAATCCCTGCCATTTTTTTAACATCCATGACCGATGTGCAAAACCTAAATGAGGGGTATAAAAAGGGATGCTGTGATTATATTCGCAAACCTTTTGATCTCTTAGAGTTGGAGCTTAGAATCAAGCAGGCGGTGAAGAGCTTTTATCTTCAAAACGATGAACTTATCGCACTTGGCGAGGATGTATTTTACGACATGTTAAAAGGCAAGCTAAGCCATGGGAGCGAAGAGATTATTCTTAGAAAGATTGAAAAAGATATTCTTGAAGTGCTTATTAAGAACAAAAACAGTGTTGTCTCCATGCAGATGTTTCAAGATGAGGTGTGGGGCGACTATGTAGAGCCATCAGCAATCCGAGTTCAGATAAACAACCTAAAACAAAAACTTCCAGACGCAATCATACAAAACAGAAGAGGTTTAGGATATATCATTGAGAGATAAAAGTTATGCGATAATTTACGCATACATATACACTGCCCTTGTCGCTGTAATACTGCTTGCACCGCTGTTTATCTATACTTCATACATGAAGAAAGTACATGATATAAAAAATGAGTTTGAACTTAAAAACAGGGCACTGTTAATCATTAAACTTATGCAAGAGCATAATTCGGATGAGGAGTATTTTGAGTACCCAAGATTTAAAACATTCAAATCAGGTCTTTATGATATCAGACAAAAAGAGATTTTCTCGCTTATAAAAGAGCCTATTAAATACTTTATAGAAGGTTATCAAGTAGAAGATAATAGAGCTTATTATGTTATGGCACTTCCTCAAGATAGATATTTTGGCGCAAAGTATCTTGTCGTGGAGAATGAGCTCTCTTATTATGAAGTTTATGAGAAAGCTTTGGTAATACTCCTCTCCATCGTAACGCTTATATTTTTACTGAGCATACTCTTTTTGGATAGATTCGCAAAACCATTCAAAGATGTAAACAAGAAGCTTGATGAGTTTATTAAAGACTCTATTCATGAGATAAATACACCCCTTGCTATCATTAATGTCAATATCGATCTCTTTAGCAGAAAACATGGGACAAACAAGTACATGCAGAGGATTAAAGCTTCTACAAAAGTGCTCTCAAACATCTACAATGACATGGAGTATCTTATCAAATATGACAAAATAGAGTATGAGAGAGAAAATATTGATGTAAAGAAGTTTTTAGATGAGCGCATAGAGTATTTTAGTGAAGTTGCATGCATGAAAAATATAACAATACAAAGTGAGCTTCAAGAGGGTGTAAAGATAAGTATGAACCCAAAACAGTTTCAAAGAGTAGTTGATAACAATATATCAAATGCTATAAAGTACTCATATGAACAAAATATTATAGAAGTAAATATGAATCTAAATGAAGAGGGCGAATGTCTGCTCTCATTTAAAGACTACGGCATAGGTATAGAAGATGTTGAAAAAATATTTCAAAGGTACTACAGAGAGAGCAGACAAGCTGGTGGTTTTGGAATAGGACTCAACATAGTCGGTTCTATCATCAAAAAAGAAAATATCACTGTAAGTGTAGACTCAGAGCTTAAAAAAGGAACGACATTTAACTACAAGTTCCCAAAAAACCTCGTTTTTATGAATAACTCATCCACATTTCAATAATAAAACTAAATTTTACATAAATTTTATACTTCACTGTTAAACTTGTCTTCGAAATTAAAAAAAGGAGCTTAAATGAAGAGGAGTTTGACTTTGTCGCTGCTTTTGGGAATAACAATTTTTGCTGCTGATTATAGCAGTGTGATTGAGGTTCCTGATGCATCGAAGATAATTCAAAAAGATTTATTACCACCTCTGGGTGTTAATAAAATGCCTAAAGAATGTGTGACGAATGATCTAAAAGCTATTGCTAGAGGTTCATACATGTTTCATAACCTTAACGGGGGAAATGCAAAAGGGAGTGCGCCTGAGGGTTTAAGTAAAAAGCTGCCTAATGGGAAAGATAAACAGTACGGAAACTGTGTTGCATGTCACAATATAGAAGGTGCGATAGGTGGTGGAAATATAGGACCTGACCTAACGAACTATACTGAAATATTCGTAAAAACAGGTGTTAGAGATACCGAGTATGTGTATCAGAAGATTGCAGATCCAAGGATTGACAATCCACATACAAATATGACCGTAAATCTAACAACAAAACTCTTTAATGAAAAAGAGATATGTGAGATAACTTCATATATTTTATCAACAAAATAGAAAAAAAGGATATAGAGATGCAAAGAAGAGATTTTTTAAGAGGATTAAGTGCAGCAGCAGCGAGTGCTATTGTTGTGTCACCTTCAGTGAGTTTTGCAGCAGATGAAAAACCACAAGGTTCAAATGCGCTTTCATATAAAGAGGCTTTAGCGGCTGTAACAGGTGGGAAAACTCCCGAGGTTTCTAAAAAAGTAGCATTAAAAGTACCGGAAATTGCAGAAAACGGTGCGGTTGTTCCCGTAACTGTTGAGGTTGATCATCCGATGAATGAAGATGATTATGTAAAATCAATACATATATTTGCTACAAAAAATGGTAACTCACGCTGTGTTGATGCACACTTGTCTCCAGCAAATGGAAAAGCAATGCTCTCTACACGTGTAAAACTTGGTGAAACACAAGAGGTAGCTGCACTTGTAGAGTTAAGCAACGGAACTTTTCTGATAGCTTCTCAAAGTGTTAAAGTAACTATCGGTGGATGTGGTTGATTATTTTTTAAATCTGTTAGATTGTATGAAAAATAACAAGAGGTTTTTTACCGCATTGTGCGGGTAAGACCAAAGTGCCATAGTGCTTAGCGTGAAAAATAAATAAAAAGGAAATAAAATGTCAAAGAGAAAAACATTAATCAAGGTAAAACCAAATAAGTTCAAAAACGGTGATATCGTAAAAGTTAGTTTTATGGTTATGCACCCGATGGAAACAGGGCTTAGAAAAGACAAGAAAACCGGTAAATATATACCTGCTGAATATATTAAAAATGTAAAATTTGAATATAACGGCAAAGTGTTTACAAATATGAATGTTTGGGAGACACTTTCTGTAAATCCTGTACTTACTACTTACATGAAGGTTGATGGTGAGGGAACTATAAAAGTTACATTTACCGACAATGAAGGCACTGTTGAAGAGAGCAGTCAAAAAATTAAACCAAAAGGATAAGCCATGAGAAAAATATTACAAATATTGCTTTGTGCTGCTCTAGCTGTATCTTTAAGTTTTGCAAGCGAGCAGTTTGCCATGAGCGATGCAGATCGTGCAATGTATGAAGAGCTTTTAGAGAACAATCCTGCGGATATGATGCTTGCTAATGGTTCGGAACTTTTAGATGCTATGGGCTCAGAGGCTGCTTTGGCTAAATATCTAGGGCTATCTGAAGATGCGTTGCCTGTTTATTTAGCAGGTTTCCCGAGATATATTGAGAAATTTAAAATGGTTGTAAGTATTGATCAGATGCTTCAGGCATTTATGCATGATAGCGGCAAAAAGCCGTATACACTTAAGAGTTCTGATATGTTTGACATGTCCTCTTATGTGAAGTCAATTGCGAATGAGCAGCCTATTAGTATTGATATTAATGCAAATGAGCAGATGAAAAAGACTTATGCTCTTGGCAAAGAAGTTTTTAATACAAGAAGGGGCGGGAGAGGACTTTCATGTCACAGCTGTCACAATCCAAGTGTTATAGGTGGCATTCTAAGAACACAGCCGCTACCGGATATCTCTGCAAAAGGTAATGCTTCAGCGGCAACATGGCCAGCGTATAGAATGACAAAGTCAAATCTTGCAACGTTGCAAAAGAGATTTCAGGGCTGTATGCAAAATGCACTTCTTGCGGTTATTCCTCTGGGTTCACCTGAGATGACGGCGCTTGAAGTATATTTTACTCATGAGGCAAAGGGTGCTACTATCGCTCTGCCCGGTTTGAAGAGATAGGGAGAGAAGATGGAGATTTCAAGAAGAGATTTTATGCATATATGTGCGATTTTTGGAATCGGCGCTGCAACTTCTGCAACTGCCGCACCAAGAATGGCGTCACAAATATCGCTTAAAGATATTTACGCTTTTAAAAATACGGGAAACTTTACGCTGCTTCACATGTGCGATTTACATGCACACTTAAAGCCGCTTTACTGGAGAGAGCCTTCCACGCTCATCTCTGCGCCAAATCTTACCGGAACACCCGGTTTTTTATGCGGCGAGTCGTTTGCAAAACACTACGGCTTAGAGCCAAGCTCACTAGATGCTTACTTTGATACCCATGTTGATTTTGAAACACTAGCTAAAAAGTTTGGGAAAATGGGTGGTGTGGCACATATCAAAACATTAGTAGACCATATAAGAAAAACAAGAGGAGCCGATAATGTTCTCTTTTTGGATTCAGGTGATACATGGCAAGGTACCGGTGTGGCACTAAAGACTAGGGGCGAAGCTATTGTCAAGGCACAAAACAATATAGGCGTAGATGTTATGGTCGGACACTGGGAGTTTACATACGGTAAAGAGCGCGTTAGAGAGCTTATTGAGATGCTTGATGGAAAGTTTATCTCTCAAAATGTTGTAGGAAACGACTCTTTCGCTGATGATTTTGAAGAGTTGATTTTTGAACCCTATACTATAGAAGAGAGAGGCGGCGCAAAGATAGGCATCATCGGGCAGTCGTTTCCTTTTACGTCGACTGCGAACCCTAAAGAGTTTACACAAGGGTGGAGTTTCGGTCTTCGCTTAGAGACACTTCAAGAGTATGTTAATGAGTTAAGAGATGAGCATAATGTTGATTGTGTCGTTGTACTCTCGCATGACGGCTTTAGCGTAGATCAGGAAGTGGCACGTAAAGTACATGGCATAGACTTTATTTTAAGCGGGCACACGCATGATCCATCTCCAAAGCCTATCGTCATTAACGGAACGGTTATAGCCATTGCGGGAAGTCATGGAAAATACATAGGACGTTTAGATATCGATGCGAAAGATGGCAAGGTAAATAACTATGAGTACAAGCTTATTCCTATTGCATCTAACATAATTCCGGCAGATACTGAATGTGAGAAGCTTGTTGATGAGCTTTATGCGCCATATGCTTCTGAGATGAATGAAGTGCTTGGGAGAACAAAAAATATTCTTTACAAAAGAGATACATTCTTCTCAACATTTGATCAGCTTATCAATGATGCTATCATAGATGAGATGAAGTGTGATATCTCCTTTACCCCTGGTTATAGATGGGGAACAACCGTTTTGGCGGGAGAAGAGATTTTAATGGATAATGTTTATGAAATGTGCGGTATAACCTATCCGAACGTCTACACTTTTGAGTTAAAAGGCGAGAGGATAGCAAAACTCTTAGAGGACATTGCCGATAACGTATTTAATGAAAATCCGCTCTATCAGCAAGGCGGAGATATGAGTCGGCTTGGTGGAGCGACGTATGATATTGCAGTGGGCAATTCTACGGGCAAGCGTATATCAAATCTTAAAATTGGCGGCAAGCCGATAGATTTGAAGAAAACTTACATTGTCTCTTCATGGGGTGGGAACTTGCAAAATGCAGGAGAAAATCTTCAAAAAGATAAGATCAGAGCGGTATATGATGTTACAAGAGATTATATCAAGCGTAAAAAAGTAGTAGATGTAAGTAATGAGGGTAACGTAAGAGTTGTTGATTATGCATGCGGATGTCCTCCAAAGGGTCAGACAAGCTGCAATTAGCCTGCAACTAAAACTTAAAATCATAAGGGATTTAACATGAAGATGATAAAGATAAGTGTAGCAGCTGCTGCAGTAGTTTCACTTTTGGTAAGTAGTGCTTTTGCAGATGATACAGAGCCAAAAAGAGTTTTAAAAAATAACATGATGGAAGTGTATAAAACGCTTCCAAGCAGTGTTGATAATCTTAGTGATGCTTTTACAGAAGGTACCTTTTATGGACGCCTGCGTATGAACGCGTTTAACTGGGATTGGAAAAATGACCAAGTAAATGATGACAATAAAGCATTCGGTATCGGCGGGAGTATGATTTACAAAACGGCTCCGCTTCATGGCGTAAGCGCAACAGCAGGTCTTTACTACGCAAATAACCCATTCTCTTCTCTTCGTGAAGATGATGCAGATGTGGGTGACGTAAAAGCGGGTAAAGATACA is a window from the Sulfurimonas crateris genome containing:
- a CDS encoding type II toxin-antitoxin system RelE/ParE family toxin: MKIEKYPEFQKELDDMLDYIALDSLQRAIDFKREIHKQISKIIDMPYMHRKSIHFDNEQARDLVFKGYTITYFIYEDKIVILGILKYKETFLIKS
- a CDS encoding GNAT family N-acetyltransferase; the encoded protein is MSYIFKIATLEDKEELEALINSCYRGESSRAGWTTEADILDGARVDRAMLENLLKNRDVCLLTLCKGYEIVASICLTKEEEKVKLGLIVVKASMQGMGIGKKIIEYAQEYAKREWSVISAEVEVISIRNELKEYYKRRGFVDTKKYTTLPNSSLWTSKVGEIKLLLMQKELC
- a CDS encoding MqnA/MqnD/SBP family protein, with translation MIFGKIEYLNLLPFHVFMKRFTKSSQQSMSMHYYRDVPAKTNKKFISKKVDAAFISSIRAKRQKHVNLGIIARGEVLSVLVIPSKEDVTDKESETSNVLAKILNVQGEVLIGDKALRYYLQEKPHTDLAKTWNQKHNLPFVFALLCYHKDKTLYKKIEKNFLKRRVKIPRYILNEASKRTDVAHDDILNYLKHISYNVDKKAKKGLDKFYKEAKKVSVNNKR
- a CDS encoding MoaD/ThiS family protein, giving the protein MVRVEFLGPIQKEPLELEITNLNELAKILQKDHSMKEWLENSAVAVNDTLVNSRDVELKDGDRVVLLPPVCGG
- a CDS encoding molybdopterin synthase catalytic subunit, producing MLYLYDGALDVPKILKEWYEQEANSNYGAYIPFVGTVRSEDNIEGLSFDIYEPILNSWFEAWQKRAEAKGAVIKMAHSRGDVMLHESSYIAAVFSPKRRVALEFIDEFVEDFKASAPIWKYDLKGGKRVYALDRSTAIKGSGILK
- the glp gene encoding gephyrin-like molybdotransferase Glp: MSLLSYETSQNMLDLLHVNSGRTENVALSASLGRVLAQDIVAEYNDPQFPTASMDGYAVIHSDLESKEITILGDNPAGSDEKRTINSGECIKTFTGSKMPHGADTLIQIENVSVNNGKITVDETVPRGNAVRPVGEGYRAGDVLIKKGTKIGFAEIGVMAALNRVMVKVAIRPRVAVISTGSEILDLGVNSTNPSQIRSSNNYTLAALFEQAGADVVQLGTIGDERDMIMETFQNALLSADILVSTGGVSVGDYDFVKDIVPRIGAEVVYKGVAIKPGKHIMVAQREDKFILALPGFAYSSTVTAILYVLPLISKMLGRKSAYKTVAAKLGEKFRKRSRLTEFTACNVAVEDGEYFVNFKDKKVGSSAILTNMLDSSALMITGEDDGDLEQGTYVNVILLDNF
- a CDS encoding DsrE family protein, with amino-acid sequence MKKLLLVLVLFLGLLKADGDVKKAVFDLTTSDLRTFENRMIKAVAFNNSHYQTTFKELDIIVIVHGGAYKFFVKDISKTKCKEDKKLQAKAKEIHERLASLVKTYSVKFLMCGVGMKAKNIEKENVLEFVEVIPSAMVGLIDAQNDGYAFIPID
- a CDS encoding cache domain-containing protein yields the protein MLKKTLPIFLVIIAIIVYILFSFRHAIDQQNVSYILDKFVLALESEIKSEKMDALKMAIALSKNSALVDTLENEDEDLGYKILSEITQEIKNFTDKDIKTQILTHDYHIFARSWDDIYTGMPLEDFRSDLQYFSSHNTPRTSIETGRMLSIKTTVPVYRDKTLLGFVEIISFFDSITSFFKKIGVDLYVLMDDKYYDIAVFMQNNETVDRYIMANRNYNHNNIDLLRKIDFKELKVNRAITLDDDYVFCENIKNGNSESIGLFVFVLTKRYLEYFKEENDETSFFINFTKKALYDVVRDEQNDVRVKEFEDIKSLMTIKDEIPVNMQNEYIKLGYEKLNEYTKEELIELVLEQKIIKKVDGKIK
- a CDS encoding response regulator transcription factor, with the protein product MKILLLEDEFSLRISIKEFLEDMEYEVDDYADGMDAHDAIYSKSYDLLLLDVNVPSMDGFELLQSIRKDGIKIPAIFLTSMTDVQNLNEGYKKGCCDYIRKPFDLLELELRIKQAVKSFYLQNDELIALGEDVFYDMLKGKLSHGSEEIILRKIEKDILEVLIKNKNSVVSMQMFQDEVWGDYVEPSAIRVQINNLKQKLPDAIIQNRRGLGYIIER
- a CDS encoding sensor histidine kinase — its product is MRDKSYAIIYAYIYTALVAVILLAPLFIYTSYMKKVHDIKNEFELKNRALLIIKLMQEHNSDEEYFEYPRFKTFKSGLYDIRQKEIFSLIKEPIKYFIEGYQVEDNRAYYVMALPQDRYFGAKYLVVENELSYYEVYEKALVILLSIVTLIFLLSILFLDRFAKPFKDVNKKLDEFIKDSIHEINTPLAIINVNIDLFSRKHGTNKYMQRIKASTKVLSNIYNDMEYLIKYDKIEYERENIDVKKFLDERIEYFSEVACMKNITIQSELQEGVKISMNPKQFQRVVDNNISNAIKYSYEQNIIEVNMNLNEEGECLLSFKDYGIGIEDVEKIFQRYYRESRQAGGFGIGLNIVGSIIKKENITVSVDSELKKGTTFNYKFPKNLVFMNNSSTFQ
- the soxX gene encoding sulfur oxidation c-type cytochrome SoxX, with protein sequence MKRSLTLSLLLGITIFAADYSSVIEVPDASKIIQKDLLPPLGVNKMPKECVTNDLKAIARGSYMFHNLNGGNAKGSAPEGLSKKLPNGKDKQYGNCVACHNIEGAIGGGNIGPDLTNYTEIFVKTGVRDTEYVYQKIADPRIDNPHTNMTVNLTTKLFNEKEICEITSYILSTK
- the soxY gene encoding thiosulfate oxidation carrier protein SoxY, with protein sequence MQRRDFLRGLSAAAASAIVVSPSVSFAADEKPQGSNALSYKEALAAVTGGKTPEVSKKVALKVPEIAENGAVVPVTVEVDHPMNEDDYVKSIHIFATKNGNSRCVDAHLSPANGKAMLSTRVKLGETQEVAALVELSNGTFLIASQSVKVTIGGCG